CTTTTTTTAATGAAAATTCTAAAAAGAAAAAGGGCGAAACTTTCAACGGAAGTCGGCTTAGATGAAGCCGGATTCGCTATATATGTAGTTTTTGAGATTCTTATTCTCTTCTTCTGTTTTCGCTATTTTTGCTTTTACGGCGTCCCCGATGGAAATAATTCCCACAAGTCGATTCCCGTCCAAAATCGGCATATGCCGGATTCTTTTTTTTAGCATAATGGAAAGCACTTCATCGACTTGGTCGCTTGGTTGCATGGTGGTCAATTGCGTAGACATCAATTCGGAGAGGGTCTTATCGAAAACCGCCTCCCGGTCCGTAGATGCGAAATGCAATAGATCCCGTTCCGTAAAGATTCCGGCGAGTTTGCCTCCGTTCAGGACGATCACCGAGCCGATATCGTACTTGGTCATAAACCGAATCGCTTCCCAAACCGTGGTATTCGGTTCCAGCGAAAGGATTTTTCGGTCTTTTTTCTCCAAGATATCTTTTACGAGCATGGTCACCTCTAACTCTGGCCTGAAGTGTAGATCCGAGGGACTACCCGTTCAAGGATTTTTTAGAAAAAGGGTGGGGTGGATTCCCGAGCTTTTGGTCGGGAATTGGGGAAAACCGTGACGAAATACCTATAAATTTCGGGAATTTCCAAGGCAAAGCAAAGGTAAACATTGAGGTTTATCGTTCCGGAAAGGTCTTAAGTTCCTAGGGAAGAATTTCGATCAGGAAAATGAGTCAGAATGAACACTCTAATTAAAAAAGGATTTCCTAATTACTTCCTAAATGGGAGCATTACGGTAGTAGGAACCGTTTCTATCACCTAAGGTATTTCGACACGTAGAATCGTATGAGTTCCATTTCTTCCGAACAGCCTAATATCCTTATCGTGGAAGACGAGTGGCTGCTTTCTTTTAATCTTCAAAAAACCCTCCAAAATCTGGGTTATAAGATCGCCGGTGTTGCGGCCAACGGACTAGACGCTCAATCCTTGTTTAAGGAAACCAATCCGGATCTGATTCTTATGGATATTTCCATAGAAGGGGACATGGACGGAATCCAAACCGCCCAAAGTATCCAGAGAATCAGGGAAGTTCCGATTGTATTCATGACGGCGTATACGGACGATTCCACTTTTATGAGGGCCATGGACGCCACTTCCACGTACGCTTATATTACAAAACCCTTTCAGAACCACCAACTTAAGTCCTCCATAGAGATCGCATTACGCCAGCAGAAACGTCTAGGCACTTTGAAGGAAAGTGGAAAGGAATTTAAGAACGTTATCCAAAGCATTTCCGAGGGTGCGGTATCTTTGGACGGAGAGGGAAAGATCATCTTCCTGAATCATGCGGCGGAGGAATTGACCGGCTGGACTCTCGCCGAAGCGTTGGGTAAACCGGGAGATCTTATTCTTTCCTTTATCCAAACTCAAGTAGTATCCGAGCACCCGGACGATTTAGGTCATAATCTCAGATACATTCCCGCAGTTCTTGTCCGTAAGGACGAGAAAAAAGTCCGCGTAGGCTTTCGGGTCTCTCCCATACGAGACGAAGGAAATCATATCGTGGGCAGCATCGTAACATTCTCCGAATTGGATCTATTGTCCGTTTCAGAGAAGAGAATTTCCGAAATGGAGAAGGTGATCCAATCCGAGATGCGTTTGGAATCCATCCAGAAACTCGCCGCTGGGATTGCTCACGAAATTAATAATCCTCTCATGGGCGTGATCAATTACGGAAATATAATACGCAATAAGAAGGACCTAGAACCGGATATCCGAAACTATGCTCGGGTCATTATCGAGCAGGGAGAGAG
This sequence is a window from Leptospira wolffii serovar Khorat str. Khorat-H2. Protein-coding genes within it:
- a CDS encoding CBS domain-containing protein, translated to MLVKDILEKKDRKILSLEPNTTVWEAIRFMTKYDIGSVIVLNGGKLAGIFTERDLLHFASTDREAVFDKTLSELMSTQLTTMQPSDQVDEVLSIMLKKRIRHMPILDGNRLVGIISIGDAVKAKIAKTEEENKNLKNYIYSESGFI
- a CDS encoding response regulator, with amino-acid sequence MSSISSEQPNILIVEDEWLLSFNLQKTLQNLGYKIAGVAANGLDAQSLFKETNPDLILMDISIEGDMDGIQTAQSIQRIREVPIVFMTAYTDDSTFMRAMDATSTYAYITKPFQNHQLKSSIEIALRQQKRLGTLKESGKEFKNVIQSISEGAVSLDGEGKIIFLNHAAEELTGWTLAEALGKPGDLILSFIQTQVVSEHPDDLGHNLRYIPAVLVRKDEKKVRVGFRVSPIRDEGNHIVGSIVTFSELDLLSVSEKRISEMEKVIQSEMRLESIQKLAAGIAHEINNPLMGVINYGNIIRNKKDLEPDIRNYARVIIEQGERISGIIRNLILFSRSDNEEPSWVRIEELVFGVEGIISELLKSKNLNVIKNIPSDFPEILLKQNQIKEVIYYLLYFYVDGIGGETKGGTIHFQSKLGKGEEGEGPFLEIRLSGSMNGELDPENAFQPFERIQSDDTRIGMGLSVCYGIIQSNHGKLTVQKSSSGTDFCVRLPVQTK